A portion of the Burkholderia sp. GAS332 genome contains these proteins:
- a CDS encoding streptomycin 6-kinase: MFAEYIVKWDLLPDGEPIRTHSSRLLPVRQHGVAAMLKVAQEPEEKFGAQLMVWWDGDGAARVLAHDADALLLERAESHHSLADKARMGDSDADDHAIDILCAAAARLHAPRNTPPPELIGLPRWFQSLWPAAAQYGGWLADSAAAAHALLATPQDPVVLHGDIHHGNVLDFGARGWLAIDPKGLYGERGFDYANIFCNPDQASALIPGRFERRVERVAQIAGLERQRLLQWILAWSGLSAAWILETGETPDIDIEIGRMAADALKRK; this comes from the coding sequence ATGTTCGCCGAGTACATCGTCAAGTGGGACTTGCTGCCGGACGGCGAGCCGATCCGCACGCATAGCAGCCGACTGCTGCCGGTGCGCCAGCATGGCGTCGCGGCGATGCTGAAAGTTGCGCAGGAACCCGAAGAGAAATTCGGCGCGCAGTTGATGGTGTGGTGGGACGGCGACGGCGCGGCCCGCGTGCTCGCCCATGATGCAGACGCCCTGCTGCTGGAGCGCGCCGAAAGCCATCATTCGCTAGCGGACAAAGCCCGCATGGGCGACAGTGACGCGGACGACCACGCCATCGACATTCTCTGCGCCGCTGCCGCACGCCTCCACGCACCGCGAAACACACCCCCTCCTGAACTGATCGGTTTGCCGCGCTGGTTCCAGAGTCTCTGGCCCGCGGCGGCGCAATACGGCGGCTGGCTCGCAGACAGTGCCGCCGCAGCACACGCCCTGCTCGCCACGCCGCAAGACCCGGTCGTGCTGCACGGCGATATTCATCATGGCAACGTGCTCGATTTTGGCGCGCGCGGCTGGCTGGCGATCGACCCGAAGGGTCTGTACGGCGAGCGCGGCTTCGACTACGCAAACATCTTCTGCAATCCGGACCAGGCGTCAGCGCTCATACCCGGGCGGTTCGAGCGGCGCGTCGAACGCGTGGCGCAAATCGCCGGACTCGAAAGACAGCGTTTGCTGCAATGGATTCTCGCGTGGTCGGGTTTGTCCGCGGCGTGGATTCTCGAAACGGGCGAGACGCCGGACATCGATATAGAGATTGGCAGAATGGCGGCCGACGCACTGAAGCGGAAGTGA
- a CDS encoding NADH-FMN oxidoreductase RutF, flavin reductase (DIM6/NTAB) family, translating to MKVTREPVALSRATQLLNHGPVTIITSAHGGRSNVMAASWAMPLDFTPPKVVVVVDSRTLTRQLIEASGVFGLQLPSRGFAAQTLAVGTNAGAELDKFSAFDLETFPAQEIDVPMLAGCITWMECKVIPDDSQRHDLIIGEVVAAYADSRVYSNNRWHFGDDPDLRTCHYVAGGTFFATGDAFEVEPVASGAGD from the coding sequence ATGAAAGTCACCCGGGAACCCGTCGCATTGTCGCGAGCCACGCAGTTACTGAATCATGGACCCGTCACCATCATTACCAGCGCGCACGGCGGCCGCTCGAACGTGATGGCCGCATCGTGGGCGATGCCGCTCGATTTCACGCCGCCGAAGGTTGTCGTGGTTGTGGACAGCCGCACGCTCACGCGGCAACTGATCGAAGCGAGCGGCGTGTTCGGGCTGCAACTGCCGAGCCGCGGATTTGCCGCGCAGACGCTGGCGGTGGGCACGAACGCAGGCGCTGAACTCGACAAGTTCTCGGCCTTCGACCTCGAGACGTTTCCCGCGCAAGAAATCGATGTGCCGATGCTGGCCGGCTGCATCACATGGATGGAATGCAAGGTGATTCCCGACGATAGCCAGCGGCACGATCTGATCATTGGCGAAGTGGTTGCCGCCTACGCGGACAGCCGCGTGTATTCGAACAATCGCTGGCATTTCGGCGACGACCCTGATCTGCGTACGTGCCACTATGTGGCGGGCGGGACATTCTTCGCTACGGGCGACGCGTTCGAAGTCGAGCCGGTAGCGAGCGGGGCAGGGGATTAA
- a CDS encoding Acetyltransferase (GNAT) family protein → MTIHIRHAHTADAALILRFITELAVYEKAEHEVVATVQDIETSLFSATSTAKALICEMNGEPIGFCVYFFSYSTWLGKQGLYLEDLYISPTSRGSGAGKQMLRHLAQIACETGCGRFEWSVLDWNEPAIGFYESIGASAQSEWVRYRLAGDALTAFAEGTE, encoded by the coding sequence GTGACCATTCACATCCGCCACGCCCACACAGCCGACGCCGCCTTGATTCTCCGCTTTATCACCGAACTCGCGGTGTATGAAAAAGCGGAACACGAAGTTGTCGCGACCGTTCAAGACATCGAAACCAGCCTGTTCTCCGCCACGTCCACCGCGAAGGCTTTGATCTGCGAAATGAATGGCGAGCCGATCGGCTTTTGCGTCTATTTCTTTTCCTATTCGACGTGGCTCGGCAAACAGGGGCTCTATCTGGAAGACCTGTACATATCGCCGACATCGCGTGGCAGCGGCGCGGGCAAACAGATGCTGCGCCACCTCGCGCAAATTGCATGCGAAACAGGTTGTGGGCGCTTCGAATGGAGCGTGCTCGACTGGAACGAGCCGGCAATCGGCTTCTATGAATCGATCGGCGCGAGCGCGCAGAGCGAATGGGTTCGCTACCGGTTGGCGGGGGATGCACTCACGGCGTTTGCTGAGGGTACGGAATGA
- a CDS encoding transcriptional regulator, LysR family, protein MLSMESLQLVDLIARTGSFTAAAKALHRVPSAVSYAVRNIEEELGVELFRRLHRTVELTEAGRHFVNEARGMLNKIDEIKRETLRVANGWQPSLSIALDNIVCADRISALMADFYRHFDNVELIVSIEVFNGVWEALATGRSDIAIGATTAVPVGGEFQFRDMGSIEWAFLVSRHHPLAAVTTPLSNEVLAAFPSICLEDTSRDIPKRTTWLLPNQRRLVVPDWQRAINCFIEGLGIGYMPVHLARPYIESGTLAEKTVVHPKAPAPCCVAWYGGKTPPVLEWVLDYLGDSEKLHREWIS, encoded by the coding sequence GTGCTGTCGATGGAATCGCTGCAACTGGTGGACCTGATTGCCCGGACCGGCAGCTTTACCGCTGCGGCGAAGGCATTGCATCGGGTGCCGTCGGCGGTCAGCTACGCGGTCCGGAATATCGAAGAGGAACTCGGCGTCGAGCTGTTTCGTCGCCTGCATCGCACGGTCGAATTGACCGAGGCCGGCCGCCATTTCGTCAATGAAGCGCGCGGCATGCTCAACAAGATCGACGAGATCAAACGCGAAACGCTACGCGTGGCCAACGGTTGGCAGCCGAGCCTGTCCATTGCGCTCGACAACATCGTCTGCGCGGACAGAATCAGCGCGTTGATGGCGGACTTCTACCGGCATTTCGACAATGTCGAGCTCATCGTGAGCATCGAGGTATTCAACGGCGTATGGGAAGCGCTGGCCACCGGTCGCAGCGATATCGCGATTGGCGCAACCACGGCCGTGCCGGTCGGCGGAGAATTTCAGTTCAGGGACATGGGTTCGATCGAATGGGCGTTTCTGGTGAGCAGGCATCATCCGCTCGCTGCGGTCACAACGCCTTTGAGCAATGAAGTACTGGCGGCGTTTCCGTCGATCTGTCTTGAAGACACGTCGCGGGATATTCCGAAACGTACGACCTGGTTGCTGCCGAATCAACGCAGGCTGGTCGTGCCGGACTGGCAGCGCGCGATCAATTGCTTCATCGAAGGTTTGGGGATCGGCTACATGCCGGTGCATCTTGCACGGCCCTATATCGAATCCGGCACACTGGCGGAAAAAACGGTCGTGCATCCGAAGGCACCCGCGCCATGTTGCGTCGCCTGGTATGGCGGCAAGACGCCGCCGGTGCTGGAATGGGTGCTCGATTATCTTGGCGACAGCGAGAAACTCCATCGCGAGTGGATATCGTGA
- a CDS encoding transporter family-2 protein gives MSGNVIGLTAVAVIGGCAVALQGQFMGVMERSVGTTGGIFINYASGAVLAIVLLVTMRDGHARAWLDVPWYALTAGVLGLVIAGSIGYTASRLGLTTAFTIIVATQFIVSLMLDHFGWLGATARPADLTRLLGVCAIIGGVWLTSK, from the coding sequence ATGTCGGGGAATGTGATTGGATTAACAGCAGTCGCGGTAATAGGTGGATGCGCGGTTGCGTTGCAAGGCCAGTTCATGGGCGTCATGGAGAGAAGTGTCGGGACGACCGGCGGGATCTTTATTAACTATGCGAGCGGCGCGGTGCTGGCAATCGTGTTGCTCGTGACGATGCGCGACGGACACGCCAGAGCCTGGCTGGACGTGCCATGGTATGCGCTCACGGCGGGCGTGCTCGGCCTTGTCATTGCCGGCTCGATTGGCTATACCGCTTCGCGCCTCGGCCTGACGACGGCGTTCACCATCATCGTGGCCACGCAGTTCATCGTGTCGTTGATGCTTGACCACTTCGGCTGGCTCGGCGCGACTGCGCGTCCCGCGGATCTGACGCGGCTACTCGGCGTGTGCGCGATCATTGGCGGTGTCTGGTTGACCTCTAAGTAA
- a CDS encoding threonyl-tRNA synthetase: MNDIDHRVLGNKLDLFHQQEEGPGMVFWHPRGWELYRVLEDYIRARMRRAGFREIRTPQLLARSLWEKSGHWEKFGAAMYSFADAEQGSVEQGGAEPRDAEQGRALCLKPMSCPCHVQVFNQRVRSYRELPVRYSEFGACHRDEPSGSLEGLKRTRAFVQDDAHVFCTEAHIEAEVGRFCSLLRAVYADLGFPAFKVALATRPAMRAGNDQTWDRAEEALANAARAAGLEFDVLEGEGAFYGPKLEFHLTDSRERSWQCGTIQLDFVLPERLDAEFVNERNERERPVMIHHAVLGSMERFIAMLLEHHEGWLPVWLAPEQVVVATISDANAAYAQEVMQALEDAGIRALLDSRPGRLEKKIVDAREKQVPIFVAVGSRDERDGTISIRLRDGQQSTFALAAGVEHLRLAALPPPLRSSS, from the coding sequence GTGAACGATATCGATCATCGTGTACTGGGCAATAAACTCGACCTCTTCCATCAGCAGGAAGAAGGCCCCGGCATGGTTTTCTGGCACCCACGCGGCTGGGAGCTGTACCGCGTGCTGGAAGACTATATTCGCGCCCGCATGCGGCGCGCGGGCTTTCGCGAGATTCGTACGCCGCAATTGCTGGCGCGCTCGCTGTGGGAGAAAAGCGGCCACTGGGAGAAGTTTGGCGCGGCGATGTATTCGTTTGCCGACGCCGAACAAGGCTCTGTGGAACAAGGCGGCGCTGAACCACGCGATGCGGAACAAGGACGCGCGTTATGTCTGAAGCCGATGAGTTGTCCGTGTCACGTGCAGGTGTTCAACCAGCGTGTGCGGTCGTATCGCGAGTTACCGGTTCGTTATAGCGAGTTCGGCGCGTGTCATCGTGACGAACCTTCGGGGTCGCTTGAAGGACTCAAGCGTACGCGCGCGTTCGTGCAAGACGATGCGCATGTGTTCTGCACGGAAGCGCATATCGAAGCCGAAGTTGGCCGCTTCTGTTCGCTGTTGCGAGCGGTCTATGCGGACCTCGGCTTCCCGGCCTTCAAAGTCGCGCTCGCCACGCGGCCCGCGATGCGCGCGGGCAACGATCAAACGTGGGATCGCGCGGAAGAGGCGCTGGCAAATGCAGCGCGGGCAGCGGGCCTCGAGTTCGACGTGCTCGAAGGAGAGGGCGCATTCTATGGCCCGAAACTGGAGTTTCATCTGACGGACAGCCGTGAACGCAGCTGGCAATGCGGCACGATCCAGCTCGATTTCGTGCTGCCTGAGCGGCTCGACGCGGAGTTCGTCAACGAGCGCAACGAACGCGAGCGGCCGGTGATGATTCATCACGCGGTGCTTGGCAGTATGGAGCGTTTCATCGCGATGCTGCTGGAACATCACGAAGGATGGTTGCCGGTATGGCTCGCGCCGGAGCAGGTCGTGGTCGCGACGATCAGCGATGCGAACGCGGCCTACGCGCAAGAAGTGATGCAGGCGCTTGAAGACGCCGGCATCAGGGCGCTGCTCGATAGCAGACCCGGGCGCTTGGAGAAGAAGATCGTCGACGCACGGGAAAAGCAGGTGCCGATTTTCGTCGCAGTCGGTTCGCGCGATGAGCGTGACGGGACGATCAGTATTCGCCTGCGCGACGGTCAGCAATCGACGTTTGCGCTCGCGGCGGGTGTCGAGCATTTGAGGCTGGCTGCGCTGCCGCCTCCATTGCGATCGAGTTCTTGA
- a CDS encoding NAD(P)-dependent dehydrogenase, short-chain alcohol dehydrogenase family: protein MNLNTETSRRGQSSLNHPRVALVTGGGNGIGAAISQQLAEAGHIVFIGDINAHAANDLAGSLCAAGYEAYAIQLDVSAPASIDAAFSAIENQFGRCDILVNNAGIAKTFPFLDYPVEHWRKVFDVNVTGPMLCGQHAARLMRKGGWGRIVNIASVSGLRASSGRTAYGTSKAAVVGLTRQMAIELAEYGITTNGVAPGPIDTPMTLDLHSQVARDNYTRAVPAKRYGVPAEIAAVVGFLCSEQASYVNGQTVPVDGGFMAAGVLEI, encoded by the coding sequence GTGAACCTGAATACTGAAACTTCCCGCCGTGGCCAGTCTTCCCTCAACCATCCGCGCGTCGCGCTCGTCACGGGCGGCGGTAACGGCATCGGCGCGGCCATCTCCCAGCAGCTTGCTGAAGCCGGGCACATCGTCTTCATCGGCGACATCAACGCGCACGCCGCGAACGATCTCGCGGGTTCGCTGTGCGCAGCCGGTTATGAGGCGTATGCGATACAGCTCGACGTGTCCGCACCGGCCTCGATCGACGCCGCCTTCAGCGCCATCGAGAACCAGTTCGGCCGCTGCGATATTCTCGTGAACAACGCCGGCATCGCCAAGACGTTTCCGTTTCTCGACTATCCGGTCGAACACTGGCGCAAAGTTTTCGACGTCAACGTGACGGGGCCCATGCTGTGCGGCCAGCATGCTGCGCGGCTGATGCGCAAGGGCGGCTGGGGGCGCATCGTGAACATCGCCTCCGTCAGCGGACTGCGCGCGAGTTCGGGACGCACCGCTTACGGCACGTCGAAAGCCGCAGTGGTTGGGCTCACGCGGCAGATGGCGATCGAGCTCGCTGAATACGGCATCACGACCAACGGCGTCGCGCCAGGACCGATCGACACGCCGATGACGCTCGATCTGCATTCGCAAGTCGCGCGCGACAATTACACGCGCGCGGTGCCGGCAAAACGCTACGGCGTCCCCGCGGAAATTGCCGCCGTGGTCGGCTTCCTGTGCTCCGAGCAGGCGTCGTATGTGAACGGCCAGACGGTGCCGGTGGACGGCGGTTTCATGGCGGCGGGTGTGCTGGAGATCTAG
- a CDS encoding TRAP transporter, DctM subunit → MHLTLTKKLENDGWLARGLTTAVDWVMHGVGAVAACLVVAETVILLCGVIFRYGLNQPLIWSDELASILFSWLAMLGAVLALHRGAHMRLTAIVTRLPEKWRGWLEAVSALTVCTFVALIITPAIEHMNLQMPVSTPALQLPDGWRCAALPVGAALMLMAALARIAREVSPGQFAGALLTAGAIAAGLWIAQPYLLALGNLNLIVFFVVLVGLCVAGGVPIAFSFGTATLAYLVLMTHAPLGIVVSRMDEGMANLVLLAVPLFVLLGALLELSGLARCLIDFMAALLGHVRGGLQYVLLGAMFLVSGISGAKAADMAAIAPALFPEMQRRGAKPEELVALLSSTGAMTETIPPSLVLITIGAVCGVSITALFVGGIMPAVVATIAIGFVCWRRARHEPPSNSERAPWRTILRTFVIALPALALPMLIRVVVIEGAATATEVSTIGIAYTLIAGVVLHLCGRRIEWRRLYSLLLDTASLSGAILLIIGLATAMAWALTQSGFSASLVAAMEQIPGGPRAFLCVSIVLFVVLGSVLEGIPAIVLFGPLLFPVARALGIHDVHYAMVVILSMGLGLFAPPMGVGFYAACAIGKVSPDRVVSRVWGYLGALFIALLVVAFVPWLSIGFLTT, encoded by the coding sequence ATGCATCTGACCTTGACGAAGAAACTGGAAAACGACGGCTGGCTCGCGCGCGGCCTGACGACGGCCGTCGATTGGGTGATGCACGGCGTAGGCGCGGTGGCGGCCTGCCTCGTGGTCGCCGAGACGGTGATTCTGCTGTGCGGCGTGATCTTTCGTTATGGGCTAAACCAGCCGCTGATCTGGTCCGACGAACTCGCGTCGATCCTGTTCAGCTGGCTGGCCATGCTCGGCGCCGTGCTCGCCTTGCATCGCGGCGCGCATATGCGGCTCACCGCGATCGTCACGCGCTTGCCGGAAAAATGGCGCGGCTGGCTCGAAGCGGTCAGCGCGCTAACGGTCTGCACTTTCGTCGCGCTGATCATCACGCCGGCCATCGAGCACATGAACCTGCAGATGCCGGTCAGCACGCCCGCGTTGCAGTTGCCGGATGGCTGGCGTTGCGCCGCGTTGCCAGTCGGCGCGGCGCTGATGCTGATGGCGGCGCTCGCTCGCATCGCACGTGAAGTGAGTCCAGGGCAGTTCGCCGGCGCCTTGCTCACGGCGGGGGCGATCGCTGCCGGGTTGTGGATCGCGCAACCTTATCTGCTCGCGCTCGGCAATCTGAACCTGATCGTGTTCTTCGTCGTACTCGTGGGATTGTGCGTGGCGGGCGGTGTACCAATCGCGTTCAGCTTCGGCACGGCGACGCTCGCCTACCTGGTGCTGATGACGCACGCACCGCTCGGCATCGTCGTGAGCCGGATGGATGAAGGGATGGCGAATCTGGTGCTGCTAGCGGTACCGCTGTTCGTGCTGCTCGGCGCCTTGCTGGAATTGAGCGGGCTCGCGCGTTGCCTGATCGACTTCATGGCCGCCTTGCTCGGTCATGTGCGCGGCGGCCTGCAGTATGTGCTGCTCGGCGCGATGTTTCTGGTGTCGGGCATCTCCGGCGCGAAAGCCGCCGACATGGCGGCGATTGCGCCCGCGCTCTTCCCTGAAATGCAGCGGCGCGGCGCCAAGCCCGAGGAGCTGGTCGCGCTGCTGTCATCGACCGGCGCCATGACCGAGACGATTCCGCCGAGCCTCGTGCTGATTACGATCGGCGCGGTGTGCGGCGTGTCGATCACCGCGCTGTTCGTCGGCGGGATCATGCCGGCCGTGGTCGCGACGATCGCGATCGGTTTCGTCTGCTGGCGGCGCGCGCGGCACGAACCGCCGAGCAACAGCGAGCGTGCGCCATGGCGGACGATCCTGCGCACCTTTGTGATTGCCCTCCCCGCGCTCGCGCTGCCGATGCTGATCCGCGTGGTGGTGATCGAAGGCGCGGCGACTGCCACCGAAGTGTCGACCATCGGTATCGCGTACACGCTGATTGCCGGGGTCGTGCTGCATCTGTGCGGACGCCGGATCGAATGGCGCCGCCTCTATTCGCTGCTGCTCGATACCGCGAGTCTGTCCGGCGCCATTCTGCTGATCATCGGTTTGGCCACGGCGATGGCCTGGGCGCTCACGCAATCGGGCTTCTCCGCGTCGCTGGTGGCGGCGATGGAACAGATACCGGGCGGTCCGCGCGCGTTCCTGTGCGTGTCGATCGTGCTGTTCGTGGTGCTCGGCAGCGTGCTCGAAGGCATCCCCGCGATCGTGCTGTTCGGCCCGCTGCTGTTTCCGGTGGCCCGGGCGCTCGGCATTCACGACGTTCACTACGCGATGGTCGTGATCCTCTCGATGGGACTCGGTCTGTTCGCGCCGCCGATGGGCGTGGGCTTCTATGCCGCGTGCGCGATCGGCAAGGTGTCGCCGGATCGGGTGGTGAGCCGCGTGTGGGGCTATCTCGGCGCGCTGTTCATCGCGCTGCTGGTGGTCGCGTTCGTGCCGTGGCTGTCGATCGGGTTTTTGACGACGTGA
- a CDS encoding tripartite ATP-independent transporter solute receptor, DctP family, whose translation MSVTTRRDFLKCASLAAAASFAGLNGRYAHAAEFTLKYANNLPATHPMNIRAKEAAARIASESKGRVDFQVYSNNQLGSDTDMLSQVRSGAIDYFTLSPLILGTLVPAAQITGVGFAFKDYGQVWPALDGALGARVRQEIAKTSVFAFDKIWDNGYRQTTTSTKPIHLPGDLKGIKLRVPMSPIWTSMFQALGASPASINFSEVYSSLQTRVVEGQENPLATITAAKLYEVQKYCSLTNHMWDGFWFLANKQSFARLPKDLQTIVQSAVNDAAMKEREDVAKLNASLMPELKAKGLQFNDVDINAFRRQLTTTGFYADWHKKFGDDAWTALETYTGKLA comes from the coding sequence ATGAGCGTTACCACCCGGCGCGACTTTCTCAAATGCGCCTCTCTTGCCGCCGCCGCTTCGTTTGCCGGCCTGAACGGCCGCTACGCGCACGCTGCGGAGTTCACTCTCAAGTACGCGAACAACTTGCCGGCCACCCATCCGATGAATATCCGCGCGAAAGAAGCCGCCGCGCGCATCGCGTCAGAGAGCAAAGGACGGGTCGATTTCCAGGTGTATTCGAACAACCAACTGGGCAGTGACACCGACATGCTGTCTCAGGTTCGCTCGGGTGCGATCGACTACTTCACGCTGTCGCCGCTGATTCTCGGCACCCTCGTGCCGGCCGCGCAGATCACGGGCGTCGGCTTCGCGTTCAAGGACTACGGCCAGGTGTGGCCCGCGCTAGACGGCGCACTCGGTGCGCGCGTGCGCCAGGAGATTGCGAAGACCTCGGTGTTCGCGTTCGACAAGATCTGGGACAACGGCTACCGCCAGACCACCACCAGCACCAAACCGATCCACCTACCGGGCGACCTGAAGGGCATCAAGCTGCGCGTGCCGATGAGTCCGATCTGGACGTCGATGTTCCAGGCACTCGGTGCGTCGCCGGCAAGCATCAATTTCTCCGAGGTGTATTCGTCGCTGCAAACGCGCGTGGTCGAAGGCCAGGAGAATCCGCTCGCCACCATCACCGCGGCCAAGCTTTACGAAGTGCAGAAGTATTGCTCGTTGACCAATCACATGTGGGACGGCTTCTGGTTCCTCGCGAACAAGCAGTCGTTCGCGCGTCTGCCGAAAGACCTCCAGACCATCGTGCAGAGCGCCGTCAACGACGCGGCCATGAAGGAGCGCGAGGACGTCGCAAAGTTGAATGCGTCACTGATGCCTGAGCTGAAGGCGAAGGGCCTGCAGTTCAACGACGTCGATATCAATGCGTTCCGCCGCCAGTTGACCACGACGGGCTTCTACGCCGACTGGCACAAGAAGTTCGGCGACGACGCGTGGACCGCCCTCGAAACCTACACCGGCAAACTCGCCTGA